In Microbulbifer sp. THAF38, the sequence AGTGCCCCTCCAACACCCCAAATCCAGGTCCAGAAGACCACGGCCATAAAGACGGAGATTGGGGAGAGCTTCAATCTTTGCCCAACAATTGAGGGGGTAATCAAATGCCCCTCAAAAGTCGTAATCACCATAAAGGCTGCTGGCGCTAAGAGCCCTGCCCATAGCGTTTCATAGGACACCAATCCAACGATTGTTAGCAGGCAAACCGTTATTAGTGGACCGACATAGGGAGCAAAATTCAAAAGTCCTGCCAGACAACCCCATAATAAGGGGTTTGGGAAATTCAACACCCACAATACGAATGAGGTAATAATCGCCTGCGCTAGATTGACTAACGCGATAGTATTTAAATAAGTTGATATTTGTCTTCTAATCTGGGTGGCAATACTCATTAAATGCCGGCGCCCTTGAAAATCACGACCAAACTGACCAATATGTCGGGCAATACTGCCACGACTGGAAAGCAGAAAAAAAGTAAGAACAATAATGATCAATGCTTGACTGGACAGGGTTGGAATATCGTCGGTAACAACACTTTTAAGCCAGCTTTCTTTTTCAACCGATACTGTTACATGGCTTTGATCTTCCGACTTACCCAGCTTCGCCACTTCATCCCCTGCCTTACGTAAATCCAGCAAGGGTTTTTGTACGATATTGAGTTTTTCTCGAACTTCAGCTGTTTTTTGTGGCCACCGCTCTATCCAATCACTCGCTGGTTCAGCCAATAGGCGCCCTGCAAGAAATATCATAAACACAGCGATAAGAACCAAAACACCTGCAGAGATAGGGTTAGGTATCCCTTTTTGCGATGTCCAACGGACAATAGGGGACAATAGAAGAGAGCTCATCCACGCTAAGGTGAATGGCAAAAGGACTGTTCGCCCCAGGTAAAGGGCCGCTATGACCGCCAGAGCAGTTAATATAACGATGCAAGTGGTAAGAACTTTGAACTGTCGACCACCTCCGGTTTCAGCACATATATTGGGAGATCCTATAGATTCTCGATTAATACTATCTTGTTCATTCACTCAGATATCCATCCTCGTTGAACCACCTATATACAGGTCCCCAACATATAGTCTCTCACTAGGGTCTACTGATCTTCCCTCAAAACTGTCACCCTATATAAACTTCTTGAGACTTGTTTCTTCAAGAAGCAGCTGACCTGTCTTCGCTAAATTCATCCCAAAGCTGAAGGCCATAATCCACCAGGATGCTGTAACTCAATCCAGAAAATAGGACTTTTAACCTTTCCTGACCTAACCCAGTAAATGTTCGCTCCGAGGCAAAACCCGCGGTACATATTGCCGCTAAGCTAATTGGCTTCACCGCAATTTTTTCCGAACAGGTTTTTAACCCAAACAAAGCTTTCTTAGTGTCGATCAAGCCATTTTTTTCAGTTAGCCGCGCTGCCTCGACAGCTGCTTTTTCATTTTTCAGTAGGAGATCCAGCATCGGGGGCCTCACTTTCAAAAACATTGAGGTCAATAGTAATCAGGCGTAATAGACGCCTGCTTTGGCGCCACAACAGTACTATTGCCAGTAATTGCATACAAAAAATAACCGGTAAACCCCAGGCCCAATGACCCAGTAATTGCCATATGGCATAGGCTGCACTAAGGGAAAGAGCAAACCAGCT encodes:
- a CDS encoding AI-2E family transporter codes for the protein MNEQDSINRESIGSPNICAETGGGRQFKVLTTCIVILTALAVIAALYLGRTVLLPFTLAWMSSLLLSPIVRWTSQKGIPNPISAGVLVLIAVFMIFLAGRLLAEPASDWIERWPQKTAEVREKLNIVQKPLLDLRKAGDEVAKLGKSEDQSHVTVSVEKESWLKSVVTDDIPTLSSQALIIIVLTFFLLSSRGSIARHIGQFGRDFQGRRHLMSIATQIRRQISTYLNTIALVNLAQAIITSFVLWVLNFPNPLLWGCLAGLLNFAPYVGPLITVCLLTIVGLVSYETLWAGLLAPAAFMVITTFEGHLITPSIVGQRLKLSPISVFMAVVFWTWIWGVGGALMAAPILACLKIFHENLFPVPLKEQMGKGSQKVLAIIVGRAY